A single region of the Gossypium arboreum isolate Shixiya-1 chromosome 12, ASM2569848v2, whole genome shotgun sequence genome encodes:
- the LOC108465934 gene encoding myb-related protein 306-like isoform X2 has protein sequence MGRPPCCDKIGVKKGPWTPEEDIILVSYIQEHGPGNWRSVPTNTGLLRCSKSCRLRWTNYLRPGIKRGNFTEQEENMIIHLQALLGNRWAAIASYLPQRTDNDIKNYWNTHLKKKLKKVETGVDGQNQEGFSSAQSVSKGQWERRLQTDIRMAKQALSDALSLDKPNSLTNSIEFKLSHPYLRLAQSQSSTTYASSAENISRLLQNWMKNPPKPAPAPRQTKSAETMTQNSSSSDEGALSEATPEGFDSFLTFNSSNSDNISHESVSVAENSVFQDESKPNLRLIEKWLLDDASGFFRPFFL, from the exons ATGGGTAGGCCTCCTTGCTGTGACAAAATCGGTGTGAAGAAGGGACCATGGACTCCTGAAGAAGATATCATATTGGTCTCTTATATTCAAGAACACGGTCCAGGAAATTGGAGATCTGTTCCTACTAATACTG GTTTGCTGAGATGCAGCAAGAGTTGCAGGCTCCGATGGACCAACTATCTCCGGCCAGGTATCAAACGTGGTAACTTCACTGAACAAGAAGAGAACATGATCATCCATCTCCAAGCTCTTTTAGGCAATAG ATGGGCTGCCATAGCTTCCTATCTTCCTCAGAGAACAGATAATGACATAAAGAATTACTGGAACACCCATTTGAAAAAGAAGCTGAAAAAGGTTGAAACAGGCGTTGATGGCCAAAATCAAGAGGGGTTTTCTTCTGCACAATCAGTGTCCAAAGGGCAGTGGGAGAGGAGGCTTCAAACGGATATCAGGATGGCTAAACAGGCCCTTTCTGATGCTTTATCCCTTGATAAACCAAACTCTTTGACAAATTCCATTGAGTTCAAGCTCTCTCACCCTTACTTAAGACTAGCTCAATCTCAATCATCTACTACTTATGCATCAAGTGCTGAGAACATATCACGGTTGCTCCAGAACTGGATGAAGAATCCACCCAAACCCGCACCTGCGCCTCGTCAAACAAAATCGGCCGAAACAATGACTCAGAACTCCAGTTCTAGTGATGAAGGAGCGTTGAGTGAAGCCACACCCGAGGGTTTTGATTCCTTTTTAACCTTCAACTCCTCTAATTCAGACAATATTTCTCATGAATCTGTGTCGGTGGCCGAGAACAGTGTGTTCCAAGATGAAAGCAAGCCCAATCTCAG
- the LOC108465934 gene encoding myb-related protein 306-like isoform X1: MGRPPCCDKIGVKKGPWTPEEDIILVSYIQEHGPGNWRSVPTNTGLLRCSKSCRLRWTNYLRPGIKRGNFTEQEENMIIHLQALLGNRWAAIASYLPQRTDNDIKNYWNTHLKKKLKKVETGVDGQNQEGFSSAQSVSKGQWERRLQTDIRMAKQALSDALSLDKPNSLTNSIEFKLSHPYLRLAQSQSSTTYASSAENISRLLQNWMKNPPKPAPAPRQTKSAETMTQNSSSSDEGALSEATPEGFDSFLTFNSSNSDNISHESVSVAENSVFQDESKPNLRLIEKWLLDDASGQAHDDDLINMSLQDSAALF, from the exons ATGGGTAGGCCTCCTTGCTGTGACAAAATCGGTGTGAAGAAGGGACCATGGACTCCTGAAGAAGATATCATATTGGTCTCTTATATTCAAGAACACGGTCCAGGAAATTGGAGATCTGTTCCTACTAATACTG GTTTGCTGAGATGCAGCAAGAGTTGCAGGCTCCGATGGACCAACTATCTCCGGCCAGGTATCAAACGTGGTAACTTCACTGAACAAGAAGAGAACATGATCATCCATCTCCAAGCTCTTTTAGGCAATAG ATGGGCTGCCATAGCTTCCTATCTTCCTCAGAGAACAGATAATGACATAAAGAATTACTGGAACACCCATTTGAAAAAGAAGCTGAAAAAGGTTGAAACAGGCGTTGATGGCCAAAATCAAGAGGGGTTTTCTTCTGCACAATCAGTGTCCAAAGGGCAGTGGGAGAGGAGGCTTCAAACGGATATCAGGATGGCTAAACAGGCCCTTTCTGATGCTTTATCCCTTGATAAACCAAACTCTTTGACAAATTCCATTGAGTTCAAGCTCTCTCACCCTTACTTAAGACTAGCTCAATCTCAATCATCTACTACTTATGCATCAAGTGCTGAGAACATATCACGGTTGCTCCAGAACTGGATGAAGAATCCACCCAAACCCGCACCTGCGCCTCGTCAAACAAAATCGGCCGAAACAATGACTCAGAACTCCAGTTCTAGTGATGAAGGAGCGTTGAGTGAAGCCACACCCGAGGGTTTTGATTCCTTTTTAACCTTCAACTCCTCTAATTCAGACAATATTTCTCATGAATCTGTGTCGGTGGCCGAGAACAGTGTGTTCCAAGATGAAAGCAAGCCCAATCTCAG